In the genome of Populus trichocarpa isolate Nisqually-1 chromosome 6, P.trichocarpa_v4.1, whole genome shotgun sequence, one region contains:
- the LOC7465990 gene encoding RING-H2 finger protein ATL13, with the protein MNLVLLKIKESTFISPTQQPYFLSQPPPQPNLDTDGFNLNTKVSPSLLLIIIILAIIFFVSGLLHLLVRFLLRPRNREYPDDLESVTALQGQLQQLFHLHDAGVDQTFIDALPVFQYKAIIGLKNPFDCAVCLCEFEPEDQLRLLPKCSHAFHMECIDTWLLSHSTCPLCRACLLSDFSPNNTRSPLVLVLESGSESSRELVNDREANVGRTSSVLTTHSNLGCHGDTDLGSSRLDISHKSSESLTKDDSVPKIVVDSGEKVVPVKLGKYRNVDVGEGSSTNIIDSRRCYSMGSFEYVLDENSSLQVPIRTPMRKQSSMKTTLPLTPGHKLAMSECDCESRREFDGFEGLKSVQVNGSASIVASSGKTIGRSERESFSRSKIWLRGKKEKQSSTGESSRRAFSFRFPVNKNVVADDDLKMRKGDSDVRRTNSEISFGRWENGGGQSGGNVLNQSCHRLELQEKTPSFARRTLLWLVGRQNKVVHSSFTPNV; encoded by the coding sequence ATGAACTTGGTTCTccttaaaatcaaagaaagcacCTTTATTTCTCCAACCCAGCAACCATATTTTCTTTCTCAGCCACCACCGCAACCAAATCTTGATACCGATGGTTTCAACTTGAACACCAAGGTTAGTCCTAGTCTATTGCTTATCATTATTATTCTagctattattttctttgtttctggTTTGCTTCACCTCCTAGTGAGATTTCTTTTAAGACCACGTAATAGAGAGTACCCTGATGACTTAGAGAGTGTGACTGCTCTTCAAGGCCAATTGCAGCAACTCTTTCACCTTCACGATGCTGGTGTTGACCAGACATTTATAGATGCTCTCCCTGTGTTCCAATACAAAGCCATTATTGGATTGAAGAACCCTTTTGACTGTGCTGTTTGTTTGTGTGAATTTGAGCCTGAAGATCAGCTAAGGTTGTTGCCAAAATGTAGTCATGCCTTTCACATGGAGTGTATAGACACATGGCTGTTGTCTCACTCCACTTGCCCTCTCTGTAGAGCTTGCTTGCTTTCTGATTTCTCTCCAAACAATACCCGCTCTCCCTTGGTTCTTGTTCTTGAATCTGGAAGTGAGAGCTCAAGAGAGCTTGTTAATGATAGAGAGGCTAATGTTGGCAGAACCAGTTCAGTTTTGACTACACATTCCAATCTGGGCTGTCATGGAGACACTGATTTGGGATCATCGCGTTTGGATATTTCACATAAGTCAAGTGAAAGTTTGACAAAAGATGATTCTGTCCCCAAAATAGTAGTAGATTCAGGGGAGAAGGTTGTTCCTGTTAAGCTAGGGAAGTACAGGAATGTGGATGTTGGTGAAGGGAGTAGCACAAATATTATTGATTCAAGAAGGTGCTATTCTATGGGGTCGTTTGAGTATGTATTGGATGAGAATTCTTCATTGCAAGTACCTATAAGGACTCCAATGAGGAAACAGTCAAGCATGAAGACGACTTTGCCTTTAACACCTGGTCACAAGCTAGCAATGTCTGAATGTGATTGTGAATCAAGAAGAGAATTTGATGGCTTTGAAGGTCTTAAGAGTGTTCAAGTTAATGGGAGTGCTAGTATTGTTGCTAGCAGTGGCAAAACCATTGGTAGAAGCGAAAGAGAGAGCTTTTCTAGATCAAAGATATGGCTCAGAGGGAAAAAGGAGAAGCAGAGTTCAACTGGGGAATCTTCAAGAAGGGCCTTTTCCTTTCGATTTCCAGTGAATAAAAATGTTGTTGCTGATGATGATTTGAAGATGAGGAAGGGGGATAGTGATGTGAGAAGGACTAATTCTGAAATAAGCTTTGGCAGGTGGGAAAATGGAGGTGGTCAATCGGGTGGTAATGTGCTGAATCAGAGTTGTCATAGATTggaattgcaagaaaaaacGCCTTCATTTGCAAGGAGGACTCTGCTTTGGCTTGTGGGGAGACAGAACAAGGTTGTTCACTCATCCTTTACACCTAATGTCTAG